One window from the genome of Acinetobacter sp. ANC 7912 encodes:
- a CDS encoding recombinase RecT produces MNSIVKTGQNTAVNFLTPNNLQEAMQIAEILASSDIVPKDYQRKPGNILVAMQWGAEIGLQPLQAMQNIAVINGRPSIWGDAMLALVRGSGLLESIKEEITPDGLKAICTVKRKGEEPAVSEFSMEDAKRAGLSGKQGPWTQYPKRMMKLRARSYALRDVFPDVLKGMAIAEEEQDKEIDITPAGAPRTETKPNTGASALKSRLKKKNDAVDSSAKELDLSVYYINIKDARTLNQLEKVGEEIAALNLGEPAKSEIGEVFKEKRRQLKEQVKLLVQSIIDQINDASDMNALNQIMENEFEPASGEMTDEQIAQINSAYEAQEAALTP; encoded by the coding sequence ATGAACTCAATTGTAAAAACAGGACAAAACACTGCCGTTAATTTTCTGACTCCGAACAACCTGCAGGAAGCAATGCAGATCGCTGAAATCCTTGCAAGCTCTGACATTGTGCCGAAGGACTACCAGCGCAAGCCAGGCAACATTCTTGTTGCTATGCAGTGGGGTGCTGAAATTGGCTTACAGCCACTTCAAGCCATGCAAAACATTGCGGTGATCAATGGCCGCCCTTCGATCTGGGGTGATGCAATGCTGGCTCTCGTCCGTGGGTCTGGATTACTGGAATCCATCAAAGAGGAGATTACACCGGATGGATTGAAGGCTATCTGTACTGTGAAACGTAAAGGTGAGGAACCAGCCGTTTCAGAATTCAGCATGGAAGATGCTAAACGCGCCGGACTATCTGGCAAGCAAGGCCCGTGGACTCAGTATCCAAAACGCATGATGAAACTACGTGCACGTTCTTACGCTCTGCGCGATGTGTTCCCGGATGTGCTCAAAGGTATGGCGATTGCTGAGGAAGAACAGGATAAAGAAATCGATATAACACCAGCTGGCGCACCTAGAACAGAAACCAAGCCGAATACAGGCGCATCTGCTCTGAAAAGCCGCCTGAAAAAGAAAAATGATGCTGTTGATTCTTCAGCTAAAGAGCTGGATCTGAGTGTGTATTACATCAACATCAAGGATGCACGCACATTAAACCAGCTTGAAAAAGTGGGTGAAGAAATTGCAGCACTAAACCTTGGCGAACCAGCCAAGTCTGAAATTGGCGAAGTATTTAAAGAGAAGCGCCGTCAATTGAAGGAGCAAGTGAAATTGCTTGTTCAGTCGATTATCGACCAGATCAATGATGCTTCAGACATGAATGCTCTTAACCAGATTATGGAAAACGAATTTGAGCCAGCATCAGGCGAGATGACTGACGAGCAGATCGCACAAATTAATTCTGCTTATGAAGCTCAAGAAGCAGCTTTGACACCTTGA
- a CDS encoding lambda-exonuclease family protein codes for MNTQVNTQEIENARQAWLEARRLGIGGSDVAAILGLSKYKSPYQLWLDKTGRTDVEDSQSEASYWGTTLEDIVAKEYAKRNGVKVQRVNATIVHPEHDWMRANIDRAIINPDISGNVRIKDGKLTTDRILECKTANQYLAKLWGDEQSEQVPDYYLTQVQWYMGITGASMCGLGVLIGGQKFRSYQVAFDPELFEMLTDECSKFWNEHVQADVPPAPTTFDDVTHRWERHVAGKDIDVDASLEQLLTEYKDLNGTIKEAEEELKALKLQIVSRFEDAEAIISGGKKLATYKYQERKTLDSTALKAAHPDIAEQFTKVSGTRVLRIN; via the coding sequence ATGAATACTCAAGTGAACACTCAGGAAATTGAAAACGCACGCCAGGCATGGCTAGAAGCACGTCGTCTTGGTATTGGTGGCTCTGATGTGGCTGCAATTCTGGGATTAAGCAAATATAAATCCCCTTACCAACTTTGGCTGGACAAAACAGGCCGTACAGACGTTGAGGATTCTCAAAGCGAAGCGTCTTATTGGGGCACCACCCTGGAAGACATCGTTGCGAAGGAATACGCAAAACGTAACGGTGTGAAGGTTCAGCGCGTGAATGCCACTATTGTTCACCCAGAACATGACTGGATGCGCGCCAACATTGATCGCGCCATTATCAATCCTGATATCTCAGGTAATGTCCGTATCAAAGACGGAAAGCTGACCACTGACCGTATTCTGGAATGTAAGACTGCTAACCAGTACCTGGCGAAATTGTGGGGTGATGAGCAGTCTGAACAGGTGCCAGATTACTACCTGACACAAGTGCAGTGGTACATGGGTATTACAGGTGCTTCGATGTGTGGTTTAGGTGTGCTGATCGGTGGCCAGAAGTTCCGCAGTTATCAGGTCGCATTCGATCCTGAGCTGTTTGAAATGCTCACAGATGAATGCTCAAAGTTCTGGAATGAGCATGTTCAGGCTGACGTTCCACCTGCACCAACTACGTTTGATGATGTGACTCATCGATGGGAACGCCACGTTGCAGGTAAAGACATTGATGTGGATGCAAGCCTTGAGCAGTTGCTTACAGAGTACAAAGACCTGAACGGCACGATCAAGGAAGCAGAAGAAGAACTGAAAGCACTCAAGCTGCAGATCGTGTCACGTTTTGAAGATGCGGAAGCCATCATTTCAGGCGGTAAAAAGCTGGCAACGTACAAATATCAGGAGCGCAAAACACTGGATAGCACTGCACTGAAAGCAGCACATCCAGACATTGCAGAACAGTTCACAAAAGTTTCAGGCACTCGCGTGCTACGCATTAACTAA
- a CDS encoding DUF4411 family protein — protein MIKISLDTNAVLDFCYRNYPEQIFKEIWSSLESSRLANQVKFYMCEAVLHEIEQKIADYEYDESIFHAFLDRFCVHQIKPNEHGTSILGLKQELLKYNASKNSHHVTKDNYADLDVVSLAHHYGSDACVITCEQRNPFLNWDAKSQGHNIKVPNICEKLNIECGNWSYLFSKLGFLF, from the coding sequence ATGATTAAAATTAGCTTAGATACAAATGCTGTATTAGACTTTTGTTACAGAAATTATCCAGAACAAATATTTAAAGAAATATGGAGTTCTTTAGAAAGCTCCAGACTAGCCAACCAAGTTAAGTTTTATATGTGCGAAGCTGTTTTGCATGAAATTGAACAAAAGATTGCAGACTATGAGTATGATGAATCAATATTTCATGCCTTTCTTGATCGTTTCTGTGTTCATCAAATCAAGCCAAATGAACACGGAACATCAATCCTTGGTTTGAAACAAGAGTTATTAAAATATAATGCATCAAAAAATTCACACCACGTAACAAAAGATAATTACGCTGATCTCGATGTTGTTAGTTTGGCTCATCATTATGGTTCAGATGCTTGTGTTATAACATGCGAGCAAAGAAATCCTTTTTTAAACTGGGATGCTAAATCACAAGGCCACAACATAAAAGTTCCCAATATTTGTGAAAAACTAAATATTGAATGTGGTAACTGGTCTTATTTATTTTCAAAACTTGGCTTTTTGTTTTAA
- a CDS encoding XRE family transcriptional regulator — protein sequence MVIELVKHSPNALRRYMTDMNVSASALANLTKISQSKINKALDEVEVFKLSQLETISKVLFVPTVYLTTDNFIYERNTPEIIEFRNHIDIPEDRYKENALVQEFCQVRDNFISILSSLNEEPKAFDLKLSGTNAEEDAQAIIDYFGFYTHSKKIKNSDDYFNAWRDIVELMDVIVIDRGRDKFGSDGMCLYFDAAPIIAIFSSGQSQSRKLFTLVHEIVHLGLGSSVFDGRLLESDNSLEKYCDQVTGYVLAPKNIVADCFNENLTIEENVILIRKQTKASKAAIAIQLKMLGLINQDQLVDYLDYIKPKENGGGFGSKKENMVLKYFGYNFVEKVMSAMWQERISSNTAKNILGFHKTSKPSAFKELQQKVF from the coding sequence ATGGTTATTGAATTGGTTAAACACTCACCAAATGCGCTAAGACGCTATATGACTGACATGAATGTGTCAGCGAGTGCACTCGCCAATTTAACTAAGATATCTCAAAGCAAAATTAATAAGGCCTTGGATGAAGTTGAAGTATTTAAGCTGAGCCAATTAGAAACTATTTCAAAAGTTTTATTTGTGCCAACAGTGTATCTAACAACTGATAATTTTATCTATGAGCGTAATACGCCTGAAATAATAGAATTTAGAAATCATATAGATATTCCAGAAGATAGATATAAAGAAAATGCTTTAGTGCAGGAATTTTGCCAAGTTAGAGATAACTTTATATCTATATTAAGTTCTCTGAATGAAGAGCCTAAAGCTTTCGATTTGAAGCTTAGCGGAACTAATGCAGAAGAAGATGCTCAAGCAATAATTGACTATTTTGGTTTTTACACACACAGCAAAAAAATCAAGAATTCAGATGATTACTTTAATGCTTGGAGAGACATTGTAGAGCTCATGGATGTAATAGTTATAGATAGAGGGCGTGATAAATTTGGCTCGGATGGTATGTGTTTGTATTTTGATGCCGCACCCATTATTGCCATTTTTAGCTCAGGACAATCTCAATCTAGAAAGCTATTTACTTTAGTTCACGAAATTGTCCATTTGGGATTAGGTAGTAGTGTCTTTGATGGACGATTACTAGAATCTGACAATAGTCTTGAAAAATATTGTGATCAAGTTACAGGGTATGTTTTAGCCCCAAAAAATATTGTGGCTGATTGCTTTAATGAAAATTTAACCATCGAAGAGAATGTTATTCTTATTCGAAAACAAACAAAAGCAAGTAAGGCGGCTATTGCCATTCAGTTAAAAATGCTTGGATTAATAAATCAAGATCAGCTTGTTGATTATTTAGATTACATTAAACCCAAAGAAAATGGTGGGGGGTTCGGTTCTAAGAAGGAAAATATGGTCTTAAAGTATTTTGGCTACAACTTTGTTGAAAAAGTTATGAGTGCAATGTGGCAAGAGCGCATATCATCCAATACCGCCAAAAATATTCTTGGATTCCATAAGACATCAAAACCGTCAGCCTTTAAAGAATTACAGCAAAAGGTCTTCTAA
- a CDS encoding LexA family transcriptional regulator: MSTLEDRINQAISHFLTKNNLKKLDRAAMAKYCGVSVAAVGQWINGKTGSLDSLKNAKAAQYLGVNPYWLAGDSKFNMIEVSGNLKLDNSIDLSKKQEIIGRLIPVISWVQAGAWTSVEAVPAGTQFEEWLPPNPRCGKNGYGLEVVGESMLPDFRPGDKIYVNPDFLPADLKTGDLVIVACDGDSEATFKKLILESGQVYLQPLNPNWPEQTIPLRDGCKLVGKVVGLYRDV, from the coding sequence ATGAGCACACTTGAGGATCGGATTAATCAAGCTATATCTCATTTCTTGACGAAAAATAATTTAAAGAAATTGGATAGAGCTGCTATGGCTAAGTACTGTGGGGTATCTGTAGCTGCTGTAGGCCAATGGATAAATGGAAAAACTGGCTCTCTAGATAGTCTTAAAAATGCTAAAGCCGCTCAGTATCTTGGGGTAAATCCTTATTGGCTGGCGGGAGACTCAAAGTTCAATATGATTGAAGTATCAGGCAATCTAAAACTTGATAATAGTATTGATCTATCAAAGAAACAGGAAATTATAGGTCGCCTCATCCCCGTCATCTCTTGGGTACAAGCAGGCGCATGGACTTCTGTTGAAGCAGTTCCAGCCGGTACACAATTCGAAGAATGGCTACCGCCTAACCCACGATGTGGAAAGAATGGCTATGGCTTAGAAGTGGTTGGTGAGTCAATGCTCCCAGACTTCCGCCCTGGTGATAAGATTTATGTGAATCCAGATTTTCTACCAGCTGATCTTAAGACTGGCGATCTAGTTATTGTTGCCTGTGACGGCGATAGCGAAGCGACCTTCAAAAAACTGATTTTAGAAAGTGGCCAAGTTTATTTGCAGCCTCTAAATCCTAACTGGCCAGAGCAGACCATCCCCTTAAGAGATGGCTGCAAGCTGGTTGGTAAAGTGGTGGGGTTGTATAGGGATGTTTAA
- a CDS encoding Cro/CI family transcriptional regulator codes for MKVLIKTSDAIEHFKNASHLADEIGITPQAVNQWGEYVPDPSVGKIMALVPTISYKIVRSQKEPTALLTA; via the coding sequence ATGAAAGTACTTATTAAAACCAGCGATGCAATTGAGCATTTTAAAAATGCTTCGCATCTAGCTGATGAAATTGGCATTACTCCTCAAGCAGTCAATCAATGGGGGGAATATGTTCCGGATCCTTCCGTTGGAAAAATCATGGCTCTTGTTCCAACCATTTCTTACAAAATTGTTCGTAGTCAGAAAGAGCCCACGGCACTTTTAACTGCTTAA
- a CDS encoding phage regulatory CII family protein, translated as MDISKETKAALHKMIHQTKGITPKEIADVLGVSHKTALNYANPNMEQHLPSLKAFEFMLTYTQNPAVLKVWAHQLGLMLIPVADAEGKGHELTVLESLLGMNISNGEANKQVLNALEDGVVTPAEMDETDRILEEIEHNIQSLRKAMKGQCAKYLSALQMEKA; from the coding sequence ATGGATATATCAAAGGAAACTAAAGCTGCTTTGCACAAGATGATCCACCAGACCAAGGGGATTACGCCAAAGGAAATTGCAGACGTGTTGGGTGTATCACACAAGACAGCATTGAACTATGCCAATCCAAACATGGAACAGCATTTGCCAAGCCTTAAAGCATTCGAATTCATGCTGACCTATACGCAAAATCCTGCAGTTTTAAAAGTGTGGGCACATCAATTGGGTTTGATGCTGATTCCTGTAGCTGACGCCGAAGGAAAAGGGCATGAGCTAACTGTTCTTGAGTCATTACTTGGTATGAACATCAGCAATGGTGAAGCGAACAAACAGGTTCTGAACGCTTTAGAAGACGGGGTAGTAACGCCTGCTGAGATGGATGAAACAGATCGCATCCTGGAAGAGATCGAACACAACATTCAGTCATTACGCAAGGCCATGAAAGGCCAGTGCGCCAAATATTTATCAGCTCTACAAATGGAAAAAGCCTGA
- a CDS encoding replication protein, producing the protein MQICNAGGVMNIGLDFEKLTEKAVIVTEQYSRTPNFVIDDMYMAQLSDKAFKCYMLILRQTVGFNRSKASIATDTFKKYCGIKRDETVYARIRELEQLKLISVTRTTGTTNQITILPNPSQTTVVLTNDTGTVEPHGGSTVEPHGGSTVEPHGGSTVEPHGGSTVEPYPIKENIKEKFKESANAKNSPDEILNLWTPDLHSLNSWLQRSGLPKITQDQAEEILLEINPHYENKIITGAVGDAQMYSNFVKWIKRDSGLTEKLMQQANPQNQPVDTQNLQADMGDW; encoded by the coding sequence ATGCAAATTTGCAATGCAGGTGGTGTCATGAACATTGGACTGGATTTTGAAAAACTAACAGAAAAGGCAGTCATTGTGACCGAACAGTACTCTAGAACGCCTAATTTCGTCATTGATGACATGTATATGGCGCAGCTTAGTGATAAGGCGTTCAAGTGCTATATGCTCATTCTGCGTCAAACTGTGGGCTTTAATCGCAGCAAGGCATCGATTGCTACAGATACCTTTAAAAAGTATTGCGGCATCAAGCGAGATGAAACTGTTTACGCTCGTATTCGTGAACTTGAACAGCTTAAATTAATCTCTGTTACCCGCACAACTGGCACAACAAATCAGATCACTATTCTCCCAAACCCATCCCAAACAACCGTAGTACTAACAAACGATACTGGTACGGTTGAACCGCATGGGGGTAGTACGGTTGAACCGCATGGGGGTAGTACGGTTGAACCGCATGGGGGTAGTACGGTTGAACCGCATGGGGGTAGTACGGTTGAACCGTACCCTATAAAAGAAAATATTAAAGAAAAATTTAAAGAGAGCGCAAACGCAAAAAATTCACCGGATGAAATTCTGAATCTCTGGACACCAGATTTACATTCTCTGAATTCTTGGTTACAGCGTTCTGGATTACCAAAAATCACTCAAGACCAAGCTGAAGAAATTTTGCTTGAAATTAATCCTCACTACGAAAACAAAATTATCACTGGTGCAGTAGGTGATGCCCAGATGTATTCGAATTTTGTGAAGTGGATTAAACGTGATTCAGGTCTTACTGAAAAACTCATGCAGCAAGCCAACCCACAGAATCAACCTGTCGACACCCAAAACCTCCAAGCTGACATGGGGGATTGGTAA
- a CDS encoding DnaB-like helicase C-terminal domain-containing protein has product MIDIHNNSIEQCVLAALMTVQNSLETVMNDLDENCFFATRHQEIYKAITDLANENKPYDVVFVEQKLNEKNSLVGVSPSEYLMTLMTDAPSSFYNLESYVAELNKLKAHREVEKMGRSIQEVARDLTVPDVHNAAENILNKATTNEKLEKSSFTFAEALKRAGDQLIQKAEAKANKQYTGVKFNLPHLDNVVGTIQRGHFCVIGGRPGSGKSTLAQMVAIQTAMQFKEAVLVVSAEMDVETFTNRCISALTQIPYDNIHNADLYDGMIQEFAYAQDRFSKLPIHIEDKQKPTIAEIHSYARKAKRNYKKLGCIIIDYLQLVRDPTKKDRYQEVSSISRDLKAMAKEFDCPVIALAQLNRESEKGKRPKASDLKESGQIEQDADQILLVHPILNSDDEMPSGITEIIIAKNRHGKKGVVRVMDRLDICRFASVRVEESAGGGV; this is encoded by the coding sequence ATGATCGATATTCATAACAACTCCATCGAGCAATGTGTACTTGCTGCACTCATGACCGTTCAAAACTCACTTGAAACTGTGATGAACGATCTGGACGAAAATTGCTTCTTCGCAACTCGCCACCAGGAAATCTACAAAGCCATTACTGACCTTGCTAATGAGAACAAACCGTACGACGTGGTTTTCGTTGAACAGAAACTGAATGAGAAAAACTCACTGGTTGGCGTAAGTCCATCTGAATACCTGATGACGTTGATGACAGATGCACCGTCGAGCTTCTACAACCTGGAATCCTATGTTGCTGAACTCAACAAGCTGAAAGCGCATCGTGAAGTTGAAAAGATGGGCCGAAGCATTCAGGAAGTGGCAAGAGACTTAACCGTGCCTGACGTGCATAACGCTGCTGAGAATATCCTGAACAAGGCGACCACCAATGAAAAATTGGAGAAGTCCAGTTTTACATTTGCTGAAGCGCTAAAACGCGCTGGTGATCAGCTGATCCAGAAAGCAGAAGCGAAAGCCAACAAGCAGTACACAGGGGTTAAATTCAACCTGCCTCATTTGGATAACGTGGTGGGCACCATTCAGCGCGGACACTTTTGTGTGATCGGTGGTAGACCTGGATCAGGAAAATCCACTCTGGCGCAAATGGTGGCGATTCAGACCGCTATGCAGTTCAAGGAAGCGGTACTGGTTGTATCTGCCGAGATGGATGTAGAGACATTCACGAATCGCTGTATCTCAGCACTCACCCAGATTCCATACGACAACATCCACAATGCCGATCTGTACGACGGGATGATTCAGGAATTTGCATATGCTCAGGATCGTTTTAGCAAGCTACCGATTCACATCGAAGATAAGCAAAAGCCGACCATTGCAGAGATTCATTCTTATGCACGTAAGGCCAAGCGCAACTACAAAAAATTGGGCTGCATCATCATTGATTACCTGCAACTGGTACGCGACCCGACCAAGAAAGACCGCTATCAGGAAGTCAGTTCAATCAGTCGTGATTTGAAGGCGATGGCGAAGGAATTTGATTGTCCTGTAATCGCACTGGCACAGCTCAACCGTGAATCTGAAAAAGGGAAGCGACCAAAGGCATCCGACTTGAAAGAGTCTGGCCAGATCGAGCAAGACGCGGATCAGATTTTACTGGTGCATCCAATTTTAAACAGTGATGACGAAATGCCGAGCGGTATTACAGAAATCATTATCGCTAAAAACCGTCATGGCAAGAAAGGCGTAGTTCGGGTGATGGATCGTTTGGATATTTGTCGCTTTGCATCGGTACGAGTAGAGGAAAGCGCAGGGGGTGGGGTGTGA
- a CDS encoding DUF3310 domain-containing protein: MTDNVNNPSHYASGAIECIDAMESMLSRDEFIGYLRGNIFKYQWRYKHKNGLEDLKKAEWYQRKLIEVEGRVSVPKAILEAEKNLCHHHWVDGLDGGTMVCAHKCGAWK, encoded by the coding sequence ATGACAGATAACGTAAATAATCCGAGTCACTATGCATCTGGTGCAATTGAATGCATCGATGCCATGGAGTCCATGTTAAGCCGTGATGAGTTTATTGGCTACCTTCGCGGGAACATCTTCAAATACCAGTGGCGATATAAGCATAAAAACGGCTTAGAGGACTTAAAGAAGGCTGAATGGTATCAACGTAAGCTGATTGAGGTTGAAGGTCGTGTGAGTGTTCCTAAAGCGATTTTAGAGGCTGAGAAAAATCTGTGCCACCACCACTGGGTTGATGGCTTGGATGGTGGGACCATGGTTTGTGCTCACAAGTGTGGAGCGTGGAAGTGA
- a CDS encoding DUF1064 domain-containing protein, whose amino-acid sequence MTKYKNKKVVLNGITFDSQKEARRYRDLSLLERAGEIKNLELQKAFILAESVKFENEPRRKPAVKYVADFVYQEKGQLVVEDVKSKMTRNLPVYRLKKHLMKSVHGLEIREI is encoded by the coding sequence GTGACTAAATACAAAAACAAGAAGGTGGTGCTTAACGGCATCACTTTCGATAGTCAGAAAGAAGCCAGGCGTTATCGGGATTTATCACTGTTGGAACGCGCAGGGGAAATAAAGAATCTGGAACTGCAGAAGGCTTTCATTTTGGCTGAGTCAGTCAAGTTTGAGAATGAACCAAGACGCAAGCCAGCAGTGAAGTATGTTGCGGATTTTGTTTATCAGGAAAAGGGGCAACTGGTGGTTGAAGATGTTAAAAGCAAAATGACACGGAATTTGCCAGTTTACCGTCTAAAGAAGCACTTGATGAAGTCGGTACACGGTTTAGAGATTAGAGAGATTTAG
- a CDS encoding metallophosphoesterase — MALVKIWDKEIKGKLWAVGDIHGCYNLLMTRLKEIGFDFENDLLVAVGDLVDRGTQNIECIELLSKPWFTSVRGNHEDLCIGGLHNESYKRCHVANGGEWFYMLDGQAMYNIAKTFAELPVVLEISHNGKKFGFVHGHIEQNNWDEFKETFTQEPTVFRDPSELAMWGRDRLDEDKKQYTHVSGIDAVIMGHTVTQKPCKRDNCYWIDTGAVHWGTMTILDLSKI, encoded by the coding sequence ATGGCTTTAGTAAAAATTTGGGATAAAGAAATTAAAGGGAAGTTGTGGGCAGTTGGTGATATTCATGGCTGCTACAACCTGCTTATGACTCGACTTAAAGAAATTGGCTTCGACTTTGAAAATGATTTGTTGGTTGCGGTTGGTGATCTGGTGGATCGTGGTACTCAAAATATCGAGTGTATCGAATTACTGTCCAAGCCATGGTTTACGTCAGTGCGCGGCAATCATGAGGATCTATGTATTGGTGGGCTGCATAACGAATCCTATAAGCGCTGTCATGTGGCGAATGGTGGTGAGTGGTTTTATATGCTGGATGGGCAGGCGATGTACAACATTGCAAAAACCTTCGCTGAGTTGCCAGTGGTTTTGGAAATCAGTCACAACGGTAAAAAGTTCGGTTTTGTTCATGGGCATATTGAGCAGAACAATTGGGATGAATTTAAGGAAACTTTCACTCAAGAGCCAACAGTATTCCGCGATCCATCTGAGTTGGCCATGTGGGGTCGTGATCGACTAGACGAAGATAAAAAGCAATACACCCATGTGTCCGGCATTGATGCGGTAATCATGGGTCACACGGTCACTCAAAAGCCATGCAAGCGCGATAACTGCTACTGGATTGATACAGGTGCAGTGCATTGGGGAACAATGACAATTTTAGATTTAAGCAAGATTTAA
- a CDS encoding putative metallopeptidase codes for MKRPMPPKDMEAFNFDWSMHNEVPYDFHPDEDLKDWVWDTFIEEEGSLCNPDHNHLAYYSRDLIGFMWVSRPFEKGGRIVFGQCEQTAIMAGGWKRKRQELQMVQWFGYIPKYIITVCAGFAESASDAEFCALIEHELYHIGYELNHEGEMYISPTTGLPKLYLRGHDVEEFHGVVQRYGASPDVQKMVELANDGPTISRANIAHACGTCLLKLA; via the coding sequence ATGAAGCGACCAATGCCACCTAAAGACATGGAAGCTTTTAATTTTGATTGGAGCATGCACAATGAAGTGCCTTATGACTTTCATCCTGATGAGGATCTGAAAGACTGGGTATGGGACACTTTTATTGAAGAAGAAGGAAGTTTGTGCAATCCAGATCATAATCACCTGGCTTACTACAGTCGCGACCTGATTGGTTTCATGTGGGTGAGTCGCCCATTTGAGAAAGGTGGTCGCATCGTCTTTGGTCAGTGCGAGCAAACTGCAATCATGGCTGGCGGATGGAAGCGCAAGCGGCAAGAGCTTCAAATGGTGCAGTGGTTTGGATATATCCCGAAATACATCATCACGGTTTGTGCTGGTTTTGCTGAGTCGGCTAGTGATGCTGAGTTTTGTGCTTTGATTGAGCATGAGCTTTATCACATTGGATATGAGTTGAACCATGAGGGTGAAATGTATATCAGCCCAACCACTGGTCTACCAAAACTTTATTTACGTGGTCACGACGTTGAAGAATTCCATGGTGTGGTCCAACGTTACGGTGCATCACCAGATGTCCAAAAAATGGTAGAGCTTGCAAATGATGGTCCAACAATATCTCGGGCCAATATTGCTCATGCATGCGGTACGTGTTTATTGAAGTTGGCTTGA
- a CDS encoding DUF2280 domain-containing protein produces the protein MARLNKEQKLYIVRSLAVFNTPKETADLIKQEFDGLAVTPQQCEAYDPTKRTGQNLSEDLKKEFEATRKDFLEKPQNIPIANKAVRLQMYQNLAVRNSKNTVMLLKILEQAAKEEGNQYTNRQEITGKDGKPLQTTVVQATQDQINEAIKKAQEEY, from the coding sequence ATGGCGAGACTAAATAAAGAGCAAAAACTCTATATAGTTCGCTCGCTTGCTGTATTTAATACACCTAAAGAAACAGCCGACCTTATCAAACAAGAATTTGATGGATTGGCAGTTACTCCACAACAGTGTGAGGCTTACGATCCAACTAAGCGGACAGGGCAAAACTTAAGTGAAGATTTAAAAAAAGAGTTTGAAGCAACTCGCAAAGATTTCCTGGAAAAACCTCAAAACATCCCGATTGCTAACAAAGCTGTCCGGTTGCAGATGTATCAAAACTTAGCTGTCCGTAATTCAAAAAATACGGTGATGCTTTTAAAGATTCTGGAACAGGCAGCTAAAGAGGAAGGTAATCAATACACCAACCGTCAGGAAATTACAGGGAAGGACGGCAAACCACTTCAAACCACTGTTGTTCAAGCCACTCAAGATCAAATCAATGAGGCAATCAAGAAGGCCCAAGAGGAATATTAA